Proteins encoded in a region of the Rothia mucilaginosa genome:
- a CDS encoding YhgE/Pip domain-containing protein, which produces MTVLRVALVELKRLTSGVLPVLVLLAMSCIPLLYGALYLYGNWDAYGNVNGIVGALVVEDEGATDSEGQQVNTGADVKKNLLDAGTFDWRQVQTRAEAVEGVENGTYDFAMVIPKDFSRNLQSAGSFKPDADGKTGTIDPRAAGIEVITNDANNYVLTNIVTKAGTAVRDSVAEKVGNSTANSLLASFTTIHSKMDEAADGALKVNNGTVKLADAITQLKDGTATVNDGAVKLKDGTSSLADGQSQLLDGQKQLAEGAAKLADGVSTLDSGAAKLDSGAAKLADGASSLKDGSSTLASAAASASDGASKLKDGSATLAEGTASLKSGSASVAKGANDLASGIHQLREGMDQAGIRELPAELNAMCMRLHETDTSAGSGDFGRDLSNTVVSATAQKMRAQLAPLVEAGTLTQEQADQLVAAVDSEETKNEVAELNQKALQSHLATRDAAAADALSKLSALKSSHCVSDGSSSTAVKIQTLVTGVDSLDSGASSLAKGASSVADGAARVDAGASSLASGSATLADGNSKIASGASSLASGSATLSGGASELKEGTGSLKSGTAELKDGSGTLAEKEQSAVEGQQKLADGADKLKDGASQLSDGTAKLSDGSSQLNDGASELKDGTSSLESGLASGAKQVPSLAPTEQAKVADTMSNPVTLSHESLASARNYGEGMGPFFMCLALWIGGLMLVQTLRVMNNRALASHAPSIRVMLGSWMPFGLVGIAQATLMFAAIKFGLGFEMAHPWLVWLFLCYVALVFTGFIHGLTVILGAPGKLVALVILILQLITAGGTMPYETLPESIRWMHDFFPMGYAVAGTRRLAYGINESSLWGIMLVLTLWGLAGLMLGYIGTRRDRTWSLKKLAPEITV; this is translated from the coding sequence ATGACTGTTCTGCGTGTGGCTCTTGTTGAGCTTAAGCGCCTGACCAGCGGTGTTTTGCCGGTTCTGGTGCTTCTTGCTATGTCTTGCATCCCGCTGCTGTACGGCGCCCTGTACCTGTACGGTAACTGGGATGCTTACGGCAATGTGAATGGCATTGTGGGTGCTCTCGTGGTTGAGGATGAGGGCGCGACGGATTCTGAAGGTCAGCAGGTGAATACCGGTGCGGACGTGAAGAAGAACCTCCTAGACGCTGGCACGTTTGATTGGCGTCAGGTGCAGACCCGCGCTGAGGCTGTTGAAGGCGTGGAGAACGGCACCTATGACTTTGCGATGGTGATTCCGAAGGATTTCTCGCGTAATTTGCAGAGTGCCGGTTCGTTTAAGCCTGATGCTGACGGCAAGACGGGCACTATTGATCCGCGTGCGGCGGGTATTGAGGTCATTACGAATGATGCCAATAACTATGTGCTGACGAATATTGTCACGAAGGCGGGCACTGCGGTGCGTGATTCGGTGGCTGAGAAGGTCGGTAATTCTACGGCGAATTCGCTGTTGGCTAGCTTCACGACGATTCATTCGAAGATGGATGAGGCTGCTGATGGTGCGTTGAAGGTGAATAACGGTACGGTGAAGCTGGCGGACGCTATCACTCAGCTGAAGGACGGTACCGCCACGGTGAATGATGGTGCCGTGAAGCTGAAGGATGGTACCTCCTCTCTGGCTGATGGTCAGTCGCAGTTGTTGGATGGTCAGAAGCAGTTGGCTGAGGGGGCCGCGAAGCTTGCTGATGGTGTGTCGACTTTGGATTCTGGTGCGGCGAAGCTGGATTCTGGTGCCGCGAAGCTTGCCGATGGTGCTTCGAGTTTGAAGGATGGTTCGTCGACTTTGGCTTCGGCTGCGGCGTCTGCTTCTGATGGTGCGTCGAAGTTGAAGGATGGTTCGGCGACTCTGGCTGAGGGTACTGCGAGCTTGAAGAGTGGTTCGGCTTCGGTGGCGAAGGGTGCTAATGATTTGGCGTCTGGTATCCATCAGTTGCGTGAAGGTATGGATCAGGCGGGTATTCGTGAGTTGCCGGCCGAGTTGAACGCGATGTGCATGCGCCTGCATGAGACGGATACTTCTGCTGGTAGCGGCGATTTTGGTCGTGACTTGTCGAATACTGTGGTGTCTGCGACTGCGCAGAAGATGCGCGCTCAGTTGGCTCCGCTGGTTGAGGCGGGTACGTTGACTCAGGAGCAGGCTGATCAGCTGGTCGCTGCTGTTGATTCTGAGGAGACGAAGAATGAGGTTGCTGAGCTGAATCAGAAGGCTCTGCAGTCGCATCTGGCTACTCGTGATGCTGCCGCTGCTGATGCTCTGTCGAAGCTGAGCGCGTTGAAGTCGAGCCATTGTGTTTCTGATGGTTCGTCGTCGACTGCGGTGAAGATTCAGACTTTGGTGACTGGCGTGGATTCGCTGGATTCCGGTGCGTCTTCGCTTGCCAAGGGCGCTTCGTCGGTGGCTGATGGTGCCGCTCGTGTGGATGCTGGCGCGTCCTCGTTGGCGTCGGGTTCGGCGACCCTGGCTGATGGTAATTCCAAGATCGCTTCGGGTGCTTCGAGCCTTGCGAGTGGTTCTGCGACTCTGTCGGGTGGTGCTTCTGAGCTGAAGGAGGGTACTGGTTCTTTGAAGAGCGGTACCGCCGAGCTGAAGGATGGTAGCGGCACTTTGGCGGAGAAGGAGCAGTCTGCGGTTGAGGGTCAGCAGAAGCTGGCTGATGGCGCGGATAAGCTGAAGGATGGTGCGTCGCAGCTTTCTGACGGTACGGCGAAGCTGTCTGATGGTTCTTCGCAGCTGAATGATGGTGCTTCCGAGTTGAAGGATGGCACTTCGTCGTTGGAGAGCGGTCTGGCTTCTGGCGCTAAGCAGGTTCCGAGCCTTGCGCCGACTGAACAGGCGAAGGTTGCGGATACGATGTCGAACCCTGTGACTTTGTCGCATGAGTCGCTGGCGTCGGCTCGTAACTATGGTGAGGGCATGGGCCCGTTCTTCATGTGCTTGGCGCTGTGGATTGGTGGCCTGATGCTGGTTCAGACGCTGCGCGTGATGAATAACCGTGCGTTGGCTTCGCATGCTCCGTCGATTCGTGTGATGCTCGGTAGCTGGATGCCGTTCGGACTGGTAGGTATTGCTCAGGCGACTCTGATGTTCGCGGCGATTAAGTTTGGTTTGGGCTTTGAGATGGCTCATCCGTGGCTGGTGTGGCTGTTCCTCTGCTATGTGGCTCTGGTCTTTACCGGTTTCATTCATGGTTTGACGGTGATTTTGGGTGCGCCGGGTAAGCTTGTTGCTTTGGTCATTCTGATTCTGCAGCTGATTACTGCGGGCGGCACGATGCCGTATGAGACTTTGCCTGAGTCGATTCGTTGGATGCATGATTTCTTCCCGATGGGTTATGCGGTGGCTGGTACGCGTCGTTTGGCGTATGGCATTAATGAGTCGAGCCTGTGGGGCATCATGCTGGTTTTGACTCTGTGGGGTCTGGCTGGTCTGATGTTGGGTTACATTGGCACGCGTCGTGATCGTACGTGGTCGCTGAAGAAGCTGGCTCCGGAGATTACGGTGTAA
- a CDS encoding TetR/AcrR family transcriptional regulator — protein sequence MLQRPVAEASSRRPGRTGRTQLKLFNAAMEIMTEKGLEYATVEEVAARAGVSKGTVYYNFGSKKTMVDQLVQYGTQLLLSDARRAASVHSDPREALRSAIRAAFQYLEDRPGFTRLWLSEAWKGADGWTEAMSDNRLNLLDFLEEMTEAVARRYTVDTAQNPRAIAISMFGAIYMFAMDREVHQAERNAEDATRAVMLVVDGYIRH from the coding sequence ATGTTGCAGCGCCCAGTCGCTGAAGCTTCAAGTCGTCGTCCCGGCCGTACAGGTAGAACTCAGTTGAAGTTGTTCAACGCTGCTATGGAAATCATGACCGAAAAGGGGCTTGAGTACGCCACTGTTGAAGAGGTGGCTGCCCGGGCGGGTGTTTCTAAGGGAACCGTGTATTACAACTTCGGTTCTAAGAAGACCATGGTGGATCAGCTGGTTCAGTACGGCACGCAGTTGCTGCTGAGCGATGCGCGTCGCGCGGCGTCGGTTCATTCTGATCCGCGTGAGGCGTTGCGGAGTGCTATTCGCGCCGCGTTCCAGTATCTTGAGGACCGTCCGGGTTTTACTCGGCTGTGGCTTTCGGAGGCGTGGAAGGGCGCGGATGGTTGGACCGAGGCGATGAGCGATAACCGTTTGAATCTTCTGGATTTTTTGGAGGAGATGACGGAGGCTGTGGCTCGCCGCTATACGGTTGATACCGCTCAGAATCCTCGTGCGATTGCGATCTCTATGTTCGGCGCGATTTACATGTTTGCTATGGATCGTGAAGTGCATCAGGCGGAGCGCAATGCTGAGGATGCAACGCGTGCTGTCATGCTGGTTGTAGATGGGTATATCCGTCATTAG
- the upp gene encoding uracil phosphoribosyltransferase — protein MRIKILDHPLVSHKISVLRDKNTPSPIFRQLVDELVTLLAYEATREIRVEEVEVVTPVATTTGVRIADPKPLVVPILRAGLGMLEGMTRLVPTAEVGFLGMARNEETLDIVTYAERLPEDLTGRQVYLLDPMLATGGTLIEAIKFLRERGAESVTCVCLIAAPEGIAALEKGIEGMENVDLFLAARDERLNEKAYIIPGLGDAGDRLYGLAE, from the coding sequence ATGCGTATTAAGATTCTTGACCACCCGCTGGTCTCTCACAAGATTAGTGTTCTGCGTGATAAGAACACTCCGTCCCCGATTTTCCGTCAGCTGGTTGATGAGCTGGTGACCCTTCTTGCCTATGAGGCGACTCGCGAGATCCGCGTGGAAGAGGTTGAGGTTGTGACTCCGGTGGCGACTACTACCGGTGTTCGTATTGCTGATCCTAAGCCGCTGGTTGTTCCGATTCTGCGTGCTGGTCTGGGCATGCTAGAGGGTATGACTCGTCTGGTTCCGACCGCTGAGGTGGGCTTCCTGGGTATGGCTCGTAATGAGGAGACCCTGGATATTGTGACGTATGCTGAGCGTCTGCCGGAGGACCTGACTGGTCGTCAGGTGTACCTGCTGGATCCGATGCTGGCTACCGGTGGCACTCTGATTGAGGCCATTAAGTTCCTGCGTGAGCGTGGCGCTGAGTCTGTGACGTGCGTGTGCCTGATTGCTGCTCCTGAGGGCATTGCTGCTCTGGAGAAGGGCATTGAGGGTATGGAGAATGTTGACCTGTTCCTGGCTGCTCGTGATGAGCGTCTGAACGAGAAGGCGTACATTATTCCGGGTCTGGGCGATGCTGGGGACCGCCTGTACGGTCTGGCTGAGTAG